Proteins encoded within one genomic window of Streptomyces sp. NBC_01314:
- a CDS encoding glycoside hydrolase family 127 protein has translation MSQPPTRRRLLTLAAGAAAATPLVQATSLAHAAPAAHTAAAQAPAAPLPVPSTWSVRPFSLDQVTLGEGVFRAKRDLMLGYARSYPADRVLAVFRANAGLDTRGARPPGGWETSDGNLRGHYGGHFLTLIAQAYADTREAALKTKLDYLVGALGECQAALAERGTPRPSHPGFLAAYPETQFVLLESYTTYPTIWAPYYTCHKIMRGLLDAHTLAGNAQALTIASKMGDWVHSRLGGLPKAQLERMWSIYIAGEYGGMNEVMADLHALTGRAEHLAAARCFDNTTLLDACAQDRDILDGRHANQHIPQFTGYLRLFDETGEARYAEAARNFWGMVAGPRTYSLGGTGQGEMFKARGAIAATLDDKNAETCATYNMLKLSRQLFFREPDAARMDYYERGLTNHILASRRDVASTGSPEVTYFVGMGPGVVREYGNTGTCCGGTGMENHTKYQDSVYFRSADGNALYVNLYLASTLRWPERGLVVEQTSAYPAEGVRTLTFREGAGALDLKLRVPSWATGGFTVTVNGVRQQVDAVPGSYLTLSRNWRRGDRVGISAPYRLRVERALDDPTVQSVFFGPLLLVARSPEAGFRTFSFYKDFTLRGDLADAVRPEGRPLHFTTHGLTLAPFFAGDDVRYHAYFRRSEPVVVFGTANSGVPNRTRGDGRTFLDVFWGQAPFATSEAFVRAVRALAGDWVSEGRFTGAERDAVVAAAVRAGLRR, from the coding sequence ATGTCCCAACCCCCCACCCGCCGAAGGCTGCTGACCCTGGCGGCCGGAGCGGCGGCCGCCACCCCGCTCGTACAGGCGACCTCGCTCGCGCACGCCGCCCCGGCCGCGCACACGGCCGCCGCCCAGGCCCCCGCGGCCCCGCTCCCCGTCCCCTCCACCTGGTCGGTGCGCCCCTTCTCCTTGGACCAGGTCACCCTCGGCGAAGGGGTGTTCAGGGCCAAGCGCGACCTGATGCTGGGCTACGCCCGGTCCTACCCGGCCGACCGCGTCCTGGCCGTCTTCCGCGCCAACGCCGGTCTCGACACCCGTGGTGCCCGCCCGCCCGGCGGCTGGGAGACCTCCGACGGCAATCTGCGCGGCCACTACGGCGGCCACTTCCTCACGCTCATCGCCCAGGCGTACGCGGACACCCGGGAGGCCGCCCTCAAGACCAAGCTGGACTATCTCGTGGGCGCGCTGGGGGAGTGCCAGGCGGCGCTGGCGGAGCGCGGAACGCCCCGGCCGAGTCATCCCGGCTTTCTGGCGGCCTACCCGGAGACGCAGTTCGTCCTGCTGGAGAGCTACACGACGTACCCGACCATCTGGGCGCCGTACTACACCTGCCACAAGATCATGCGGGGCCTCCTCGACGCGCACACCCTGGCCGGGAACGCACAGGCCCTGACCATCGCCTCGAAGATGGGGGACTGGGTGCACAGCAGGCTCGGCGGGCTGCCCAAGGCCCAGTTGGAGCGCATGTGGTCCATCTACATCGCCGGCGAGTACGGCGGCATGAACGAGGTGATGGCCGACCTCCACGCCCTCACCGGCAGGGCGGAACACCTCGCCGCCGCCCGCTGCTTCGACAACACCACGTTGCTCGACGCCTGCGCCCAGGACCGGGACATCCTCGACGGGCGGCACGCCAACCAGCACATCCCGCAGTTCACCGGCTATCTGCGGCTGTTCGACGAGACGGGGGAAGCGCGGTACGCCGAGGCCGCGCGGAACTTCTGGGGCATGGTCGCCGGACCCCGGACGTACAGCCTGGGCGGCACGGGGCAGGGCGAGATGTTCAAGGCGCGGGGTGCCATCGCGGCCACGCTGGACGATAAGAACGCCGAGACCTGCGCGACGTACAACATGCTGAAGCTCAGCCGGCAGCTGTTCTTCCGGGAGCCGGACGCGGCCCGTATGGACTACTACGAGCGGGGTCTGACCAACCACATCCTCGCCTCCCGCCGGGACGTGGCGAGCACGGGCAGCCCGGAGGTCACCTACTTCGTCGGGATGGGCCCGGGGGTCGTGCGCGAGTACGGCAACACCGGCACCTGCTGCGGCGGCACCGGCATGGAGAACCACACCAAGTACCAGGACTCGGTGTACTTCCGCTCCGCCGACGGCAACGCGCTGTACGTGAACCTGTATCTCGCCTCGACCCTGCGGTGGCCGGAGCGGGGTCTCGTCGTCGAGCAGACGAGCGCCTACCCGGCCGAGGGGGTCCGCACCCTGACGTTCCGGGAGGGCGCGGGTGCGCTCGATCTGAAGCTGCGGGTACCGTCCTGGGCGACGGGCGGGTTCACCGTCACGGTCAACGGGGTCCGGCAACAGGTCGACGCCGTGCCCGGGTCGTACCTCACGCTGAGCCGGAACTGGCGGCGCGGCGACCGGGTCGGGATCTCCGCGCCGTACCGGCTGCGGGTGGAGCGGGCCCTGGACGACCCCACCGTCCAGTCGGTGTTCTTCGGTCCGCTGCTGCTGGTCGCGCGGAGCCCGGAGGCCGGGTTCCGGACCTTCTCCTTCTACAAGGACTTCACCCTGCGCGGCGATCTCGCGGACGCGGTCCGTCCCGAGGGCAGGCCGCTGCACTTCACCACGCACGGGCTGACCCTCGCGCCGTTCTTCGCCGGCGACGACGTCCGCTACCACGCCTACTTCCGACGCTCCGAGCCCGTCGTCGTGTTCGGCACGGCGAACTCGGGCGTCCCGAACCGTACGCGTGGCGACGGCCGGACCTTCCTCGACGTGTTCTGGGGACAGGCGCCCTTCGCGACGTCCGAGGCCTTCGTGCGGGCGGTGCGTGCCCTCGCCGGTGACTGGGTGTCCGAAGGACGGTTCACCGGTGCGGAGCGGGACGCGGTCGTCGCAGCGGCTGTCCGGGCGGGTCTTCGGCGCTGA
- a CDS encoding cellulase family glycosylhydrolase, which produces MRTGRSTQRGNPLSTLLAALAGLIGLTLLGVLAPAVALAQSAPDARATGLHISDGRLLEGNGNDFVMRGVNHAHTWYPGETQSLADIKTLGANTVRVVLADGHRWAKNSPADVANVVAQCKANRLICVLEVHDTTGYGEEAAAGTLDHAADYWISLKDVLAGEENYVIVNIGNEPWGNTDPAGWTAPTIAAVKKLRAAGFEHTIMVDAPNWGQDWQGVMRANAQSVYDADTTGNLIFSIHMYSVFDTAAEITDYLGAFVNAGLPLVIGEFGGPADQWGDPDEDTMMATAEQLDLGYLAWSWSGNTDPILDLSIDFDPTRLSAWGQRIFNGANGIAQTAKEATIFGGTPGDTQAPTTPGTPAASAVTATSATLSWTAATDNVGVTGYDIVRVSGSTETKLAVSTTHSVTLTGLTADTAYTFAVYARDAAGNRSNRSGTVNVTTDEGGGTPAGNCSVAYRATNEWQGGFQGEIVIRNTGTTAVSGWTLAFTFANGQTISNMWGGTPTQSGGSVSVKPVSYTSAIPAAGSVTVGFIGAKGATNTAPTSFTLNGATCAST; this is translated from the coding sequence ATGAGAACTGGAAGAAGCACACAGCGCGGAAATCCCCTGAGCACCCTTCTGGCCGCCCTCGCGGGCCTGATCGGGCTCACGCTCCTCGGCGTCCTGGCCCCGGCCGTGGCCCTGGCCCAGTCGGCGCCGGACGCGCGGGCCACCGGCCTGCACATCAGTGACGGCCGGCTGCTGGAGGGCAACGGCAACGATTTCGTGATGCGCGGCGTCAATCACGCCCACACCTGGTATCCGGGCGAGACGCAGTCGCTGGCCGACATCAAGACGCTGGGCGCCAACACCGTCCGCGTCGTCCTCGCCGACGGGCACCGGTGGGCCAAGAACAGCCCCGCCGACGTGGCGAACGTCGTCGCCCAGTGCAAGGCCAACCGGCTCATCTGCGTCTTGGAGGTGCACGACACCACCGGATACGGCGAGGAGGCCGCGGCCGGCACGCTCGACCACGCGGCCGACTACTGGATCAGCCTCAAGGACGTCCTCGCCGGCGAGGAGAACTACGTCATCGTCAACATCGGCAACGAGCCCTGGGGCAACACCGACCCGGCGGGCTGGACCGCCCCCACCATCGCCGCCGTGAAGAAGCTGCGGGCCGCCGGCTTCGAGCACACGATCATGGTGGACGCGCCCAACTGGGGCCAGGACTGGCAGGGCGTCATGCGCGCCAACGCCCAGTCCGTGTACGACGCCGACACCACCGGCAACCTGATCTTCTCGATCCACATGTACAGCGTCTTCGACACCGCCGCGGAGATCACCGACTACCTGGGCGCCTTCGTGAACGCCGGACTGCCCCTTGTCATCGGCGAGTTCGGCGGACCCGCCGACCAGTGGGGCGATCCGGACGAGGACACCATGATGGCCACCGCCGAGCAGCTGGACCTCGGCTATCTGGCCTGGTCCTGGAGCGGCAACACCGACCCGATCCTGGACCTGTCGATCGACTTCGACCCCACGCGGCTCAGCGCCTGGGGCCAGCGCATCTTCAACGGCGCCAACGGCATCGCGCAGACGGCGAAGGAAGCCACGATCTTCGGCGGTACCCCGGGCGACACCCAGGCACCGACCACCCCCGGCACCCCGGCCGCCTCCGCGGTGACGGCGACCTCCGCCACGCTCTCCTGGACCGCCGCCACCGACAACGTCGGCGTCACCGGCTACGACATCGTCCGGGTGAGCGGTTCCACCGAGACCAAGCTCGCCGTCTCCACCACCCACTCCGTCACCCTGACCGGCCTCACCGCCGACACGGCGTACACCTTCGCCGTCTACGCCCGGGACGCCGCCGGGAACCGGTCGAACAGGTCGGGCACGGTGAACGTCACGACGGACGAGGGCGGCGGTACACCCGCCGGGAACTGCTCCGTGGCGTACCGGGCCACCAACGAGTGGCAGGGCGGCTTCCAGGGCGAGATCGTCATCCGCAACACCGGCACCACCGCGGTCAGCGGCTGGACCCTGGCCTTCACCTTCGCCAACGGCCAGACGATCAGCAACATGTGGGGCGGGACTCCCACGCAGAGCGGTGGCTCGGTGAGCGTGAAGCCCGTTTCCTACACCTCCGCCATCCCGGCCGCAGGCTCGGTGACGGTCGGGTTCATCGGCGCCAAGGGTGCCACGAACACCGCACCGACGAGCTTCACGCTCAACGGGGCGACCTGCGCGAGCACCTGA